The DNA sequence ATACTTATTATTCAGTATGGTACCGGGCGTCAGATGATAAGCTTCTTTTGGAGGTGTACCATAGACATAACCACAGAATGGACAAACTTCATATCTGGCATCATATTCCTGCATACAACCCATGCACAGCCTTTTCATTTTTCACCTCCTATATCTATCATACTAATTATTGATCCACAAGATCATCCACAACATCTGGTGCTATTGTAGCTTGAGTTTCCCTTTGTGTTGGATTTGCTGTCTGTGGCGGTGCTGTTGTAGTTGGTGGCTGTGTAGGTGCTGCTGTAGTTGGTGCACTTGTTGCAGCTTGAGTTTCTCTTGTAGTATTTGATTCTTTTACAGTCTCCTGACTTGCTTTTGAAGTACTGGTTACATTTTGAGTAGGCTTTGTGGAACTGTTATTTTGCGGTTGAGTAGTATTTGGTACGCTACCATCCTGTGGTGCTTCACCTGTATTTACTATTAATGTTACACTATCACCCTCATGTAAGAGCATACCCTGTACTAAAGCTTCACCACTAGCATACTTCTGCTCTATAATGCTATCCTTCGCCACTGATGGATCATAGCTATACTCAACATTTACATTTATACCATAGGTTAAAAACTTACTTTGTACATCAGCAAATGCACTTCCTCTATAGTCATCAACTTTAAACGGTATAATACCGTCATATACATATACCTGAAGTATTTTATCTATATTTTTACCATCTACTGTATCTATTGCAAGTATTTTACCCTTTTCTGCATCTGTACTAAGTCCTGCTATTTCCTTTTTTTCATCACTTGAAAGTACATACTTATCTCCATCTTTTAATACATACACAGGTGATAGGAAGATAGCATTTTGATCATAATAGCTTTTTTGTATTTCCCAAAAATCTTTATTTTTTACATCAGCTTCATCCGGTACAGTAGTAGAAGTTTTATCTACAGTATAATTTTCTAAGTCAAAACCATTTGCATTATAGGTCAATACAATACTATCTCCATCTCCGGGAATAACAGTACCACTATATGCTTCTATAGATTGTGATACCACTGTTCCGGGTGGGTATGCTGACATATCATCTGTTGATGCCACCACTTCTACATTTTTGTACATTGATTTAAATATATTTTGTGCCTCATCTATACGCATTCCAACTGCATTTGGAATAATCATAGGCTCTTTACCTGAACTTATAGTAACAAATATTGTTGAACCTGTAGTTATAGTAGTTCCCGGAGCAGGATCCTGAGTTATAATCTTACCTAACAATATATCATCACTAGGTTTTTTACCATTATCAACAACATTAATATATTTAATATTATTTTCTCTTGCATTGTCAAAGTCCTGATTTATAAGATTGGGTGCGGGTATCTCCTTTTCACCAAAAATAGCCTCTGATATCAACTTAGGAGCGAAATTCATTGAAAATACAGTTATTGTTGATACAGCCACTATAGCTACACCAACAAGTATTCCAATCTTTACAGAAAGTGGAATCTTTCCTGACCTATCCTTAGCAGCAGTCTTTTTTCTTTCCTTGACTTCAGCATTATTTAGCTCCTCCTCAAACTCATCCATAGTAGGGGTTCTGTCCTCTATATTGACCATAAGAGCATTCATTATAGCTGTATCCATAGGCTTAGAAATCTCTATCCCAAGTTTTGATGGACGCTTCAGCATATCCTTGACACTTCTCTCCATAGCATCTTCCGGAGTGATTCCGGTAATCATTTTGTAGAATGTAGCAGCCAATGCGTATACATCTGTATGTGGACCTTGATCACCTCTACTTCTATACTGTTCTTCTGGTGCATATCCGGGCTTTATGATAACTGATAGACTCTTTGAATGCTTTGTAGTAGCATATCTTGCAGCACCGAAGTCAATAACCTTAATATCCCCATTTTTTAGTACAAAGATATTGTCAGGTGCTATATCTCTATGAATAATACCTTCTTTGTGTACCTTTTTCATGGCAGCTATAACCTTCATTACAATATCAAAGGCTTCTTGAACCGGCATATTGCCTTCTCTATTCAGTTTTTCTTTAAGGGTCTCACCATCCAGATACTCCATAACAATATACACTGTATTATTTGCTTGGAAGCAGTCATATATATGTACTATATTCGGCACTGAACTGAACTTACTTAGTTTTTTGGCTTCAAGTTCTATTTTCATCAGGCCTTCTTTAAACTGTTCCTCTCTATCACCTGAGAATACAGTTACAGTTTTTTGCTCCGGCATTCTGGTGGAGAATTCACCAGGCATATACTCTTTGATAGCCACTCTTTGCTCAAGTATTTTATCATAGGCAATATATGTAATTCCGAAGCCTCCAAATCCAAGTACTTTTCCTATAATATATTTATCATTTAAAATAGTACCCGGTGTCATATGATAGGCTTCTTGAGGCGGTGTACCATGAGCATATCCACAAAAAGGACAGATGTCATATTGTTCATCATACTCCTGCATACATCCCATACACAGTCTTTTCATTAAAATTTTTCCTCCATTATTTTGGAACCCCACTTATTTACCCGGAAAAGGTTCTACAGTCTCAGTTGCCTTTGCTATTTCAACACTTTTAGACTTGCTTACCTCTGTTGGTTAATTACTATTATCGTCAGACACAGCTGGTTACGGTTTTCCGGTATTACTATTCTCACCTTTATTATTTGTAGAATCTTATTTCTTTGGCGTAGAATCAGTTGCTTTAGTTTTTCCCTGGGTTACAGTTGAAGCCTCTTGTGCTTCAGTTGTACTCGGCTCCGTCGCATTAGTACTACTTTTCTCAGTGCTGCTCTCTTTAGTATTACTTTCCTGAGAACTACTTTCTACTACATTTTCCTTTGGAAATAATTTTGACTTTCTAGTAATAATAAAGTATCCTGTAGCACCCATTACCGGTAAAGCTATAAGTACTGCCAAAGCTATTACCAAGGTCTTCTTCAATGTATTCTTTGAATCATTTGAATCTGTTTTTCTCTTAAGTAACCTAGATGATTTTGCTGCAGTTTTCTTTGTTTTAGAATCAGGCTTTTGATTGATAGTTCTGGAATCATCAAAAATATCTCTAAAGATCATATCCAAGGATTTATCTAAAGACTCTCTCTCATACATAGAAAGCATTTCTTGCTTTATCTTGTTAGATAAAACGGTCTTATCACTATTTATGAGATTTTTAACATCTATTTCCATTACATCAGTTTGTCCTAAAGCCATGCATCCAAAAAGATTAACTAATGATCTTCTATCCTCCAACTGAGCCTCACCGACCTGCAAATTGATTCTTGGATAGAAATCTTTTACTATAACATCATCTGCTGTTGCCCCAAATATGAAGCTGCTTGCTTTAACATTTCCATGATATATTCCTTCATGGTGTAGTTTTGCCACAGAACGCATAGCCTTACCAAATAAGTCTAAAGCTGCAACAATTTCGAGCGGTTTATTCTCATTTATAGAAGATTCATATGTATTGCTCTTTATATATTGTTCTATAGCATAACAAGTATTATTATGATAAAAGCAACTGTATATATCAGACACTTCTCTCTCTTTGTAGAGTAGCATTATTTGATTGTAGTAGTCATAGAAGCTTTTCATCTTATTTTTGTATGTATTACCATCCACACCACTCTTAAATATCAGTTTTGCAGAGCCATCTCTTTGTAAATAATCTTCAGGAAAATATTCAACTATTTGTACTATTCTTTGAAGCTGAGCATCTTTTCCAATATATCGTATTTGTGATTTCTTTCTATCAAGTACCTTACCAACGACATATCTATTATTTAAAATCTCTCCGGGCTTTATTTCATTGGACTCCGATGGAACATCTTTTTGTATATCATACTTACAAAATGGACATATATCTTGAAAATCCCCAATCTCCTCCATACAATTTAAACACATTTTCATTGTTTTAGATCTCCAATATCTTTTAGCTCAACATAGGTATTCAAATAATATTCATTAAGTATCTCTGAATTGACAGGAACACCATTGTTGTTTTTTATATTCAGCACCTGTTGTGCTTTTTCCTTCATAAGAAAATACACTAATATTTCTCCGGCCTTTTTTTCTTCGTCACTTACATGATTATTTACACTTACAAGATTGGTAAATCTCAGCTTGATTCTCTTATCACCTACGACAGACACAGAGTACTTACCTGCCATATTTTCCTGTATTTCCTTATAATCAGATGTATCTGATATATAGTATAGGCATTCTCCATTTACAAAATCCTCTATAGTTTTGTCAGATGAAATATCTGAATCTTTAGCCAATAGTAAATTCGGATTTAGAGCATAATCTCCTGATTCAATGACTGTATCTAAATCATAATCTATTACAACGTCTGATTCTTCACTATTTGATGTTTCAGTAGTATTTGAATTAGAATACTTTTCATTCCTATAGATAAGAGGATATTGTACACTTAATGGTACTTGATCGCTATCCTTGAATTTTTTATAATAATCCATTATATTTCTACTGTTGTCTAAATCTATAAAGTCATAGGTCGTATCAAGCTTATCTAAATCACCATCAAACTCATCCAAATCCAAATATGTACTGTCAAATACTGTAGGTACATCTTTGCCACCAGAGTCTAATGCATCTTCCAGTGCAGTTTGATATTCTTCGTCTGACTCAAATGTCCTAAAACTCACATCTACACCGGCATAGTCTTTTTTAAATCCTGATATAAGTTCATCAAAATCAGAGTATTTCTGATCAGCTACTTTTTCATCAGTTATATTATCAGATGGAGGTAGCCAAACTTCTATAGAAGTGCCATCCTTAAGTGCAAATTTTTGGCTCTTCTTATTGTAAATACTAAATACAGCTGAAATCATTATAATAAAGATAATTAATGACGCTACCACAGTTATAATTCTGAATTTCTTTCTTCTACTCAATACTTTATCAGG is a window from the Lachnoanaerobaculum umeaense genome containing:
- a CDS encoding protein kinase domain-containing protein — encoded protein: MKRLCMGCMQEYDEQYDICPFCGYAHGTPPQEAYHMTPGTILNDKYIIGKVLGFGGFGITYIAYDKILEQRVAIKEYMPGEFSTRMPEQKTVTVFSGDREEQFKEGLMKIELEAKKLSKFSSVPNIVHIYDCFQANNTVYIVMEYLDGETLKEKLNREGNMPVQEAFDIVMKVIAAMKKVHKEGIIHRDIAPDNIFVLKNGDIKVIDFGAARYATTKHSKSLSVIIKPGYAPEEQYRSRGDQGPHTDVYALAATFYKMITGITPEDAMERSVKDMLKRPSKLGIEISKPMDTAIMNALMVNIEDRTPTMDEFEEELNNAEVKERKKTAAKDRSGKIPLSVKIGILVGVAIVAVSTITVFSMNFAPKLISEAIFGEKEIPAPNLINQDFDNARENNIKYINVVDNGKKPSDDILLGKIITQDPAPGTTITTGSTIFVTISSGKEPMIIPNAVGMRIDEAQNIFKSMYKNVEVVASTDDMSAYPPGTVVSQSIEAYSGTVIPGDGDSIVLTYNANGFDLENYTVDKTSTTVPDEADVKNKDFWEIQKSYYDQNAIFLSPVYVLKDGDKYVLSSDEKKEIAGLSTDAEKGKILAIDTVDGKNIDKILQVYVYDGIIPFKVDDYRGSAFADVQSKFLTYGINVNVEYSYDPSVAKDSIIEQKYASGEALVQGMLLHEGDSVTLIVNTGEAPQDGSVPNTTQPQNNSSTKPTQNVTSTSKASQETVKESNTTRETQAATSAPTTAAPTQPPTTTAPPQTANPTQRETQATIAPDVVDDLVDQ
- a CDS encoding serine/threonine protein kinase, producing MRCLNCMQIYDEEYGVCPHCGYVPSGNAKELYQLTPGIVLNNRYLIGTALGVGGFGITYVAWDQKLEQKVAIKEFYPSAGGIVNRSPGVANVIIYSGEKAIEFEKGKQRFLTEARSMARFSGHPNIVHVYEYFEQNSTAYIAMEFLEGKSFKDYLKENNGPIDCNIAKNVILAVLDALKEIHRAGIIHRDISPDNVFISPEGVIKVIDFGAARFSTGEEEKTMSIILKPGYAPPEQYRTRSSQGPWTDVYAVGAMFYRAVTGVMPDESVNRMVEDKVVPPDKINNEVSSDLSNIIMTAMALDKSLRFKNVDQFEDALLKGEYSDTPDKVLSRRKKFRIITVVASLIIFIIMISAVFSIYNKKSQKFALKDGTSIEVWLPPSDNITDEKVADQKYSDFDELISGFKKDYAGVDVSFRTFESDEEYQTALEDALDSGGKDVPTVFDSTYLDLDEFDGDLDKLDTTYDFIDLDNSRNIMDYYKKFKDSDQVPLSVQYPLIYRNEKYSNSNTTETSNSEESDVVIDYDLDTVIESGDYALNPNLLLAKDSDISSDKTIEDFVNGECLYYISDTSDYKEIQENMAGKYSVSVVGDKRIKLRFTNLVSVNNHVSDEEKKAGEILVYFLMKEKAQQVLNIKNNNGVPVNSEILNEYYLNTYVELKDIGDLKQ